Genomic window (Bradyrhizobium sp. 186):
CGTCTTGTAGGCGGCCATGTTGGGGGCGAAATAGCCGGTGGCGCGGCTCCACCAGGCGCTCTTCTCGGGTGAGGTCATCCACTTGATCAGCGTCCAGGCAGCCTTCTGCTTGTCGGCTTCGAGGCCCGCCGGAATGATCAGCGAGGCGCCGCCGATCGGCACGGCGTTGCGGACGTTGCGCGGGATGAAGGCGACCTTGTAGGCGAACTTTGCGTTGTCGCGCACATAGGTCAGCGAGCCCGTCGAGAGCATCATCATCGCGGCATTGCCGGAGATGAAGGAGGTGCTCACGGCGGGACCCGGCGTGGCGCCCGGCGCATGCACCTTGTGCTTGTTGACGAGGTCGCTCCACCAGGTCAGTGCGCCCTGCATCGAAGGCGTGTCGTAATAGACCTCGCCGCCGAACTCCTCATTGTAGTAGCGCCCGCCATTGGTCATGGTGAGCGTTTCCATCATCCAGCCGCAATAGTCATAGGCGCAGGGGATCGCGATACCCCAGCGCGTGACCTTGTCGCCGTCGCGCTTGGTCAGCTTCTTGGCCCAGTCGGTCAGCTCGGCCCAGGTCTGCGGCGGCTTGCTCGGATCGAGGCCGGCTTCCTTGGCCTGGTCTGCATTGATGTAGAGCAGCGGCGTCGAATTGTGGAACGGTACGCCGTAGACCGAGCGGTTGATCACGGCATTGCCTTGGAGGGCCGGGAAGAACTGGCCCAAAAATTGGTCCTTGGTGGTGCCGTCTGCGGCGATCAGGGAATCGAGGTTGGTGAGCTCGTTCTCGATCTGCATGTCGAGCAGGAAGTTGGCCGACATGATCACGGCTGCCGGCGGCTTGCCGGCCTTGATCGAGGCGCGCGTCTTGATCAGCGTGTCGTCATAGGAGCCGGTATAGACGGCGGTGGCCTTGATCGCGGGATGGGTCTCGTTGAACTCCTTGATCAACGTGCCCATGTCGCGGGCGAGCTTGCCGTCGACGGGAACGGGGAAGAACAAGTCGATCTCGGTCGGACCTTCGGCCAGCGCCGGGAAGGCGAGGGCGCCTGCCATGGTACCTGCGATGGCGAGGCCGAGCATGAGCCTGCGGGAAAACATCATCGAAAAATCTCCTATTTGATGCCTGAGGTGACGAAAGAGCTGATGAAGCGCTTCTGGAAGATCAGGAAGGTGATGAGCAGCGGCGCGATCACCATGAGCGTGCCCGCGGCGATGGTGCCCCAGGCCTGGGTGCCTTCCGCCGTCGTGGTGAAGACCGACAGTCCGACCGTGAGCGGCCGCTTATCCGGCGAGTTGATCACCATCAGCGGCCACAGGAAGTCGTTCCAATGGCTGGTCACGGAGATGATCGCGAAGGCGGAAAAGCTCGGCAGCGACAGCGGCACATAGATGTGACGGATGCGCTGGAACATGCTGGCGCCGTCGATCAGGGCCGCGTCTTCCAGCTCGGTCGGAATCGCCTCGAAGGCCTGACGCATCAGGAAGGTGCCGAAGGCCGAGGCGAAGAAAGGCATCATCACGCCGGTGAGCGTGTCGTAGAGGCCGAGCTGCGCCACCAGGCTCAAATTCGGCACGATCAGCAGCACCGGCACCAGCATGAGCTGCATCAGGAACAGATAGAAGATCAGCGTCTTGCCGGCGAAGGCGAGGCGCGCGAACGCAAACCCCGCCAGCGTGATCGTGACGAATTGCACCATCAGAATCCCGGTGCAGATGATCGTGGTGTTGAGGACGTAGCACGGGAAATCGCCGATCTCCCAGGCATCCCTGATGTTGTCGAGCGTCGGCCTCAGGCTCGGCATCAGTTCGGCCATCAGGTTGATGCCGTCAGAGGCGGGGCGCAGCGTCGCCACGCCCATCCACAGGAACGGGATCAGCCAGATGATCGCAAGCAGCACCGTCAGCACGAAGCCGAGCTTCGGCGAGATCTCGCCGCGCGTGGCGAGCGGCGCGTCCTTGAACAGACCATCGAACAGCTTCATGGCCCGCCCTCGCGGTTCGCCATCGTGCGGAAGGAGAGCGCGGTGAGCCCCATCAGCGCGGCGAGCGTCAGCAGCGTCGCTGCAGAGGCCTTGCCGATGTCGTAATGCTCCACTGCCTGCTGGTAGATGTAGAACAGCACGAGGTTGGTCGAGTTGGATGGTCCGCCCTTGGTCATGACGAAGACGTGGTCGACCTGCGTGACCGCATTGAGCGTGGCGATCACCGTGACGAACAGGAAGGTCGGGCGCAGCTCGGGCAGGATGATGTGGCGCAGGCGCTGGTACGGCCCGGCGCCGTCGAGATGGGCGGCCTCCATCACGTCCTCGGGCACCGCCTGAAGTCCGGCGAGGAAGAACAGCATGTAGTAGCCCGCGTTCTTCCAGATCGTGATGATCATGATCGCGTAAAGCGCGATGTCGGAATCGCCGAGCCAGTTCGGCAACACCGGAAGCAGGCTGCCGATGTAATAGTCGAGCAGTCCGACATTGGGCAGGAAGATGAACAGGAACAGCGCGGACGCCGCGACCATCGGGATCAGCACCGGCAGGAACAGGGCTGCGCGCAACGCGCTGGTCACGGCGTTGGTGCGCGCCAGCGCCAGCGCGAACAACAGCGCGAGGGCGATGCTCGGGATCGCCGTGCCGACGGCGTAGATGAGGTTATTCACGACCGCGCCGGTGAAGGCGGGATCCGCAAGCACCGTACTGATGTTGTCGAGGCCGACGAAGCGGACAGGCGCTTTGGGCGTGGCGCGCTGGTAGAGCGCGTCGACGAACACGCGCCCCATCGCGCCGTAGGTGAACAGCGCCAGAAAGACCAGCGACGGGAGTAGCAGCAGATAAGCTGGCAGCGAGGTTTTGAAACCGGTCGTGAACCGCCTCACGATGTGCAGTCGCGGCGGCGCCGAGGCCGCGACCGCGAGAGTCGCGGGTTCAGCGAAGCTCATCTCACCGCGCCGGGAAATTGAGCGCATAGTCGCGGTCGTCCACTCCCGCCGGTGCGGCAAAGGGGAAACGCAGACTGGTGTCGAGGAAGTCGTGGCTGTGCACGACCAGGTTCTCGCCGTCGATCAGCACCACGCCATAGGCTGGCGGCTCGTGGCTCGCCAGATGCGGCGCGTTGGCATCGAGCT
Coding sequences:
- a CDS encoding sugar ABC transporter permease; protein product: MSFAEPATLAVAASAPPRLHIVRRFTTGFKTSLPAYLLLLPSLVFLALFTYGAMGRVFVDALYQRATPKAPVRFVGLDNISTVLADPAFTGAVVNNLIYAVGTAIPSIALALLFALALARTNAVTSALRAALFLPVLIPMVAASALFLFIFLPNVGLLDYYIGSLLPVLPNWLGDSDIALYAIMIITIWKNAGYYMLFFLAGLQAVPEDVMEAAHLDGAGPYQRLRHIILPELRPTFLFVTVIATLNAVTQVDHVFVMTKGGPSNSTNLVLFYIYQQAVEHYDIGKASAATLLTLAALMGLTALSFRTMANREGGP
- a CDS encoding carbohydrate ABC transporter permease; this translates as MKLFDGLFKDAPLATRGEISPKLGFVLTVLLAIIWLIPFLWMGVATLRPASDGINLMAELMPSLRPTLDNIRDAWEIGDFPCYVLNTTIICTGILMVQFVTITLAGFAFARLAFAGKTLIFYLFLMQLMLVPVLLIVPNLSLVAQLGLYDTLTGVMMPFFASAFGTFLMRQAFEAIPTELEDAALIDGASMFQRIRHIYVPLSLPSFSAFAIISVTSHWNDFLWPLMVINSPDKRPLTVGLSVFTTTAEGTQAWGTIAAGTLMVIAPLLITFLIFQKRFISSFVTSGIK
- a CDS encoding ABC transporter substrate-binding protein, encoding MMFSRRLMLGLAIAGTMAGALAFPALAEGPTEIDLFFPVPVDGKLARDMGTLIKEFNETHPAIKATAVYTGSYDDTLIKTRASIKAGKPPAAVIMSANFLLDMQIENELTNLDSLIAADGTTKDQFLGQFFPALQGNAVINRSVYGVPFHNSTPLLYINADQAKEAGLDPSKPPQTWAELTDWAKKLTKRDGDKVTRWGIAIPCAYDYCGWMMETLTMTNGGRYYNEEFGGEVYYDTPSMQGALTWWSDLVNKHKVHAPGATPGPAVSTSFISGNAAMMMLSTGSLTYVRDNAKFAYKVAFIPRNVRNAVPIGGASLIIPAGLEADKQKAAWTLIKWMTSPEKSAWWSRATGYFAPNMAAYKTPDMVDFLNKNPDATTAVEQLDVAKPWFATYKTVPVRKTLEDEVMLVLNGKKQPKEALAAAQKAADELLKPYNAETSLKLP